A portion of the Leptospira inadai serovar Lyme str. 10 genome contains these proteins:
- a CDS encoding S1C family serine protease, translating to MRFSLPPVVVVNAGLAVLLILILILPGEGGLSSFFRGDKPLDYGEQKAGIELQNAFRNVYRLAKDSVVSIRTKKSDLIVSPYHYFDYRNERLASFGSGFLIHEKGYIATNFHVIEGAESIEVITSDGSVFPAKFVGSHERADISLLKIREGSGLKPVRFGNSDDIEVGDWAIAIGSPFGLERSFSVGVVSAKYREDLDETGQTHIQIDSMINPGSSGGPLLNIYGEVIGINRLIRSDTGRNTGIGFAIPMNYAKKIIQLIQENKGRIIRPATLGVMATVPLADHRKALGIPDDWTGVLVYDIEAGSSAESSGLKRYDFLLEANGLPVKNINDLREQVGIVGLGGRLKLRIYREKSLQELVVRLVQK from the coding sequence ATGCGATTCTCTCTTCCTCCAGTTGTGGTTGTGAACGCCGGGCTGGCGGTTCTTTTGATTCTTATCCTAATTCTTCCCGGAGAAGGAGGCTTGTCTTCCTTTTTCCGCGGAGATAAACCTCTCGACTATGGAGAGCAGAAGGCCGGGATCGAACTCCAAAACGCATTCCGTAACGTTTACAGACTGGCAAAAGATTCCGTCGTATCGATTCGTACGAAAAAATCGGATCTTATCGTAAGTCCGTATCATTATTTCGATTATAGAAACGAGAGGCTTGCCTCTTTCGGAAGCGGTTTTTTAATTCATGAAAAAGGATATATCGCTACGAATTTTCACGTGATCGAAGGAGCGGAAAGCATAGAAGTCATTACTTCGGACGGGAGCGTCTTTCCGGCAAAGTTCGTCGGGAGCCACGAGCGAGCCGATATTTCCCTTTTAAAAATTCGCGAAGGTTCCGGGTTAAAGCCTGTGCGCTTCGGAAATTCGGATGATATCGAAGTCGGTGATTGGGCGATTGCGATCGGCTCCCCGTTCGGTCTAGAACGATCTTTTTCCGTCGGTGTCGTTTCCGCAAAATACAGGGAAGATTTGGATGAAACGGGGCAAACGCATATCCAGATCGATAGCATGATCAATCCAGGTTCCAGTGGCGGCCCTCTCTTAAATATTTATGGAGAAGTGATCGGTATTAACCGACTCATCCGAAGTGATACTGGACGGAACACAGGAATCGGTTTCGCGATTCCGATGAATTATGCGAAGAAAATCATTCAATTGATTCAGGAAAATAAGGGGAGAATTATTCGCCCCGCCACTCTTGGCGTTATGGCGACCGTTCCTCTCGCAGACCACCGAAAGGCATTGGGCATTCCGGACGACTGGACCGGCGTTCTCGTTTACGATATAGAGGCCGGCTCTTCCGCAGAATCTTCGGGACTCAAACGGTATGACTTCCTACTAGAGGCGAACGGACTGCCCGTAAAAAATATTAATGATCTTCGGGAGCAGGTCGGAATAGTAGGATTAGGGGGGAGGCTTAAGCTCAGAATTTATAGAGAAAAAAGTCTCCAAGAACTCGTGGTCCGATTAGTGCAAAAATAA
- a CDS encoding pyridoxal phosphate-dependent aminotransferase, translating into MRRNIVHSGADALIYEIRQIVAVAKKLEALGVPITYENIGDPIQKGEKVAPWMKKIVADLILEDLSWAYTATQGYEKTRKFLAEKVNERGGAQITSDDLLFFNGLGDAVAKIFGFMRREARVLGPSPAYSTLSSAEAAHSGYEHMTYNLLPERGWMPDLEDIENKVRYNDSIAGILLINPDNPTGAVYGKDVMRQIVSIAEKYDVMIVCDETYAHVNYSETGTIHLSEVIGDKVCGLALRSISKEFPWPGGRCGWIEIFNKDKDPVFARYVKSLLDAKMLEVCSTTLPQMAIPQVYSHPEFIPHLKSRNEKFKKRAKLATQYFDGLKGVRVVEPKGAFYLTVAFDEGVLNEKMSLPIENLQAAEFIQPLLEKCANDRRFVYFLLASAGICVVPLSSFCTNRHGFRVTLLEENEDKFRWIYSTLRSSIEEYIRSA; encoded by the coding sequence ATGAGAAGAAATATCGTTCATAGCGGTGCGGATGCTCTCATTTATGAGATCCGTCAGATCGTTGCAGTCGCTAAAAAGCTGGAAGCTTTAGGCGTTCCAATCACTTACGAAAATATCGGCGACCCGATTCAAAAAGGAGAGAAGGTCGCGCCTTGGATGAAGAAGATCGTCGCAGATCTTATTCTGGAGGATCTATCCTGGGCGTACACTGCAACCCAAGGATACGAAAAAACCCGCAAATTTCTGGCCGAAAAGGTAAACGAAAGAGGCGGGGCTCAGATCACGTCCGACGATCTTTTATTTTTCAACGGTCTCGGCGACGCCGTCGCAAAAATATTCGGTTTCATGAGACGGGAGGCACGGGTTCTCGGCCCCAGTCCGGCGTATTCCACCCTTTCCTCGGCGGAAGCGGCGCATTCCGGCTATGAGCACATGACGTACAATCTTCTTCCCGAAAGGGGCTGGATGCCGGATTTGGAAGATATCGAAAATAAAGTACGATACAACGATTCGATCGCGGGAATTCTGCTGATCAATCCGGACAATCCGACGGGCGCAGTATATGGAAAAGACGTAATGCGTCAGATCGTTTCCATCGCGGAAAAATACGACGTTATGATCGTTTGCGACGAAACGTATGCCCATGTAAATTATTCGGAAACGGGCACGATTCATCTCTCCGAAGTGATCGGAGATAAGGTATGCGGTCTGGCATTACGTTCCATTTCCAAAGAGTTTCCTTGGCCTGGCGGACGCTGCGGTTGGATTGAAATTTTCAATAAGGATAAGGATCCGGTCTTTGCACGCTATGTGAAATCTCTCCTAGATGCGAAGATGCTGGAAGTCTGCTCGACGACTCTGCCGCAAATGGCGATTCCTCAAGTTTATTCGCATCCCGAATTTATCCCGCATCTAAAGTCGAGAAACGAAAAATTCAAAAAAAGGGCGAAACTCGCGACCCAATATTTTGACGGTCTTAAAGGAGTCCGGGTCGTGGAACCGAAAGGTGCATTTTATCTTACCGTCGCCTTTGACGAGGGTGTTCTGAACGAGAAGATGTCTCTGCCGATTGAAAACCTTCAAGCTGCGGAATTCATTCAACCTCTATTGGAGAAATGCGCGAACGATCGTAGGTTCGTATACTTTCTACTGGCTTCGGCGGGAATCTGCGTGGTTCCTTTATCTTCCTTTTGTACCAACCGCCATGGATTTAGAGTCACTCTCTTGGAAGAAAACGAAGATAAGTTTCGTTGGATTTATTCCACACTTCGAAGCAGCATAGAGGAATACATTCGTTCGGCGTAA
- a CDS encoding aminopeptidase: protein MKTTLAHPIARLANRRLGFSGERLPVPILFLFWISSQGCIPYLLHIGKEQAKFVMQKRPFEEVLSDPSVSEKTKEKLKEVERIRDFGIRSLALSSKGGFKSFVSLDRNAVGWHVSACHPLRFESYTWWFPIVGSVPYKGYFSLEKAKEEETRLKEEGWETRVRITAGYSTLGWFEDPLFSPQLYDDRADLSALVLHEMAHATVYFPGDSVFNESYASFVEEAGTKAYLFSIGGQQLVEARESSEREREHYKTLLRETAESLKNIYSKGGSDEQVRKEKNQILSSFKKELGRRNWRTIDGKKLSERDWNNEDFVGMLRYHSGSAFFERKLEEVGRDFGKFQEEMRKLISLSSAERKILLQRTED from the coding sequence ATGAAAACTACCTTGGCCCATCCTATAGCCAGGTTGGCAAATCGTCGACTCGGATTCTCCGGGGAGCGTCTACCGGTTCCAATCCTTTTCTTATTCTGGATTTCTTCTCAAGGCTGCATTCCCTATCTCCTTCATATCGGTAAGGAGCAGGCAAAATTCGTCATGCAGAAGCGACCGTTCGAGGAGGTTCTTTCGGATCCTTCCGTCTCCGAAAAAACGAAGGAGAAATTAAAGGAAGTGGAACGAATCAGGGATTTTGGAATACGGTCCCTGGCCCTGTCCTCGAAAGGCGGTTTCAAAAGTTTCGTTTCATTGGATCGTAATGCAGTCGGCTGGCATGTAAGCGCCTGTCATCCTTTGAGATTCGAATCCTACACATGGTGGTTTCCGATCGTCGGTTCCGTTCCTTATAAAGGTTATTTTTCTCTGGAAAAAGCGAAGGAAGAAGAAACGCGACTGAAGGAAGAAGGCTGGGAGACTCGAGTGAGAATCACCGCCGGTTATTCCACCCTAGGTTGGTTCGAAGACCCGTTATTTTCACCGCAGTTGTATGATGATCGAGCGGATCTCTCCGCATTAGTTTTACATGAAATGGCTCACGCGACCGTGTACTTTCCGGGAGATAGCGTCTTTAACGAAAGTTATGCGAGCTTTGTGGAAGAGGCCGGAACGAAAGCTTATTTATTTTCGATCGGCGGTCAACAACTTGTTGAAGCCCGCGAATCCTCCGAACGGGAACGGGAACACTATAAAACGCTCTTACGAGAAACGGCAGAATCTCTGAAAAATATTTATTCAAAGGGCGGCTCCGACGAACAAGTACGTAAAGAGAAAAATCAAATTCTTTCCTCCTTTAAGAAGGAACTCGGCCGGAGGAATTGGAGGACCATAGACGGAAAAAAACTCTCCGAACGGGATTGGAACAACGAGGATTTCGTCGGAATGCTTAGGTATCATTCCGGTTCCGCTTTTTTTGAAAGAAAGCTCGAGGAAGTAGGCCGAGATTTCGGGAAATTTCAGGAAGAAATGCGCAAACTCATTTCACTCTCTTCGGCGGAGAGAAAGATCCTTTTACAGAGGACAGAAGACTGA